From Myxococcales bacterium, a single genomic window includes:
- the nuoK gene encoding NADH-quinone oxidoreductase subunit NuoK, with amino-acid sequence MMGQLIQHYVLLATVIFLIGAVGFLVRRNILVQLMSIELMLNAVNLALVAFNRQHGGNMNGHVFAFFIIAVAAAEAAVGLAIVLSFYRLKASVNSDEADTLKH; translated from the coding sequence ATGATGGGGCAACTGATCCAGCACTACGTGCTGCTCGCCACCGTCATCTTCCTGATCGGGGCGGTCGGTTTCCTGGTTCGCCGAAACATCCTGGTTCAGCTGATGAGCATCGAGCTCATGCTGAACGCGGTGAACCTGGCGCTGGTCGCCTTCAACCGCCAACACGGCGGCAACATGAACGGCCACGTGTTCGCGTTCTTCATCATCGCCGTGGCAGCGGCGGAGGCCGCGGTGGGTTTGGCCATCGTGCTCTCGTTCTACCGGCTCAAAGCCTCCGTCAACAGTGACGAGGCGGACACACTGAAGCACTGA
- a CDS encoding NADH-quinone oxidoreductase subunit J: MSVGSLFFSVCALVALVGAVSTVAAKNPIRSAVGLLATIVGIAALFLKLAAQFLAAIQLIVYAGAVVVLFVFVIMLLGPDSNLGDKPSKERLSRYGGAVLLVVSAVAAFFGMRGGWGAPVALGPTAADFGSTEAVGGQIFRQDLVALEIATALLIVAVVGAIAVARTKPRAKKARDSEHETRRLFVGPLHPRDAQRPLPKESGR; encoded by the coding sequence ATGAGCGTCGGATCCCTCTTTTTCAGCGTGTGCGCGCTGGTCGCACTGGTTGGCGCGGTGAGCACGGTCGCAGCCAAGAACCCGATCCGCAGCGCGGTCGGTCTCTTGGCGACGATCGTGGGGATCGCCGCGCTGTTCTTGAAGCTGGCAGCCCAGTTCCTGGCGGCGATTCAGCTGATCGTCTACGCGGGCGCGGTCGTCGTGCTGTTCGTGTTCGTGATCATGCTGCTCGGACCGGACTCGAACCTCGGGGACAAACCGAGCAAGGAACGCCTCTCGCGGTATGGCGGCGCCGTGCTGCTGGTGGTGTCCGCAGTGGCCGCGTTCTTCGGCATGCGGGGCGGGTGGGGCGCACCGGTGGCCCTCGGCCCCACGGCTGCGGATTTTGGCTCGACGGAGGCCGTCGGTGGGCAGATCTTCCGCCAAGATCTGGTGGCGCTCGAGATCGCGACGGCGCTCTTGATCGTGGCCGTGGTCGGCGCCATCGCCGTCGCCCGCACCAAACCGCGCGCCAAAAAAGCGCGGGACTCGGAGCACGAGACCCGCCGCCTGTTCGTCGGGCCGCTCCACCCGCGGGATGCTCAGCGCCCGCTGCCCAAGGAGTCCGGCCGATGA